Part of the Sandaracinaceae bacterium genome is shown below.
AGCCACTGCCCATAGACGCGCAGGGCGCGCGCCCGCCGGAACACGAGCGAGCGCCGTGTCTCCTGGAAGCGCGTCTCCAGCACCGCGCGGTCCCGCAGATCGCGCTCGTAGAGGGCGAGCTCGCAGCTGGCGATGAGCCGGTACCAATGCTGGACGTGATAGCTCCCGTCCGGGGGCTCCCACGGCGGCTCGTCGAGCTTCCGGCGGGCGGTCGCCACGTCGCCGGTGGCCAGCCAGCCGATGTGGCCCGCGAGATCGAGGGACGCCTGCGCGAAGCGGTCGTCTCTGCGCGCCGCGTCGCGCTCGTACTCGGGGATCCACTGCGACAGCAGGCGCAGGTCGCCGCGGAAGACCGCCACCCAGACCTTCAGCAGCCGCGCGACGTTGAGCCCCGCGGTGTCCACGCGCACCTCGTCGCGGAAGCGCATCTCCGCCTCCGCGAGCGGACCGGACGCGGCCCCGAGCCGGCCGAAGAGCATGCGCGCCCCGCCGTCCGCGAGCTCCGCGTAGGCACTCGCCCGCTCGGACCCGCTCGCGCGCGCCGCGGCCCGCCCGCGCGCGACGAGGTTCCGGACGTCCGCCTCGCTCGCGGTCCCCACGAAGGACTGGAGGAGCGCCTCGACGCACAGGCCGACGCCGATGAGCTCTTGATCGGTCGAGCCGAGCGCGTCCCGCAGCGCGCGCGCCTGGAACACGGAGGCGCGCAGCGGATCGACGGAGCCGAGGCCGGTGGCGACCGCCTGGAACACCTTGACCCTGCGACGCTGCGCCTCGGTCATCGGCCGCGGTCGGCGCGCGGCCAGCTGCGCTACGCGCAGGCGCGCTCGCTCCACCCCGAGCGCGCCGATCGCCTCGATCGCGCTCTTGGGCCAGCGCGCGCCGAGCCGCTGGAGGGACGACTCCAGCAGCGCCATCCCGCGGCGCAGGTGCCCGGAGGCGACCCAGAGCTCGGCCGCCGTGAGCTCGAGCGAGAGGCGCTCCGCCGCAGGCGCGGTGGACGCGGCGAGGAGGAAGGCGTCGCCGGCCTCGCGACCGCGCCCGGCGTCCCGGAGAGCCTCGGCGCGCGCGCGGGTCACGCGGCTGCGGCTGGCCCCCTCGAGCGGCGCGAGGCGGAGCGCCGCGCCATAGAGATCGGCCGCGAGGTCGAACGCGAGCGACGCCGCCGCGGCCTCGGCAGCCGCGAGCGCGCGACGCCCGGCGCGTCGGCGATCGCCCGCTTGCTCGAGGTGGTGCACGAGCGTGGCGACGACGCGCGGCTCCGCCGCGTGCTCGCTCAGGGTCTCCGCGAGGCGCGCGTGGAGCTCGCGCAGGCGATCGGGATCGAGGCTCGCCTCCACCGCGCGCCGCACCCGACCGTGGAACGGCTGCACCGTCTCGTCCGCGCTCGGTCCGCGGGTGCGCACCCAGCGCTCGCGCCGCAGCGTGTCGATCGCCTCGAGCGTCTCGCTCAGCTCGAGCGCCGCGGCGTCGGCGATCCAGCGCTGCGGCAGCGGGAGGCTCGCGAGGGCCACCAGCTCGAGCACCGCCCGCTCGCGGAGGCCGAGCTTCGCCGCGCGCGCCTCCAGCATGGCGTCGAGCCCGGGGCCCGCGTCGCCGCCCGCGCGCGCCAGCTCTTGCACGTAGAGAGGATGCCCCTGCGCCTCGGCCGCGATCGCCGCGGCGTCGATCTCCCGACCGGACTCCGCGGCGGCGAGCTGGGCCAGCGCCTCCGCGTCCTCGCTCGGGAGGCCGCTCAGCTCGATGGCGCGCGCGTCGCGCCCGTCTCGCGAGCTCAGCGGGCCGAGCTCGAAGCCGCTCTGTACGGTCCCGACGACGAGCAGGTGAGGTGCGGCGGCGCCATGCGTGAGCTCCTCGAGCAGCGCGAGCGAGTCCGCGTCGGCCCACTGGAGGTCGTCGATCGCGACGATCAGCCGCGTGCGCTCCGCGAGCGTCGACAGGAGGGCGTCGAGGCCGCGGAACGCGCGTCGCCGGAGCTCCCGCGGACCGGGCGCGGGCGACGCGTCCTCTTGCACCATCCACTCGATGTCCTTCACGCGCCGCAGCACGGGGAACACGGTGGCGAGCGCGATGAGGTCGCGCGTGGTGTGTCGTCGGTGGAAGAGCCCCTCGACCGCGTCGAGCTGCGCGGCGAGGTCGTCGATGACGGAGTCGATGGCGTTGAACGGCAGGTTCTCGCGCTCGAAGCAGCGCCCCCGCAGGACGGTGCAGTGATCGTCGGCGGCGCGCCGCGCTCGCTGCACCCACTCGTTCAGCAGCGCCGTGCGGCCGATGCCCGAGTCGCCGCGGATCAGCGCGACCACGCACCGCGCGGCCGAGGCGCGCAGCGCGTCGTCGAGCGCCTCCAGCTCCGCGCCGCGGCCGACGAAGGTGTCTCCCGCGGGGGGCAGGGAGAGCGTCACGGTGCGGCGGGGCGCGCCCAGGCGCCGGAGGAGCGCCGCGTCGTCCGGGCGCGCGGCCGGGTCCAGGGCGAGCAGATCCCGGCACAGGACGTCGAGATCCTCGGGGATCCCCTCGAAGCGCTCGCCGAGCGGCGGCACCCGCAGGAGCTGCTTGCCGAAGAGCATCTCGCGCGGGCTGCCTTCGATCGGGGCGCGGCCGGTCAGCGCCTCGTGCAGCATGACGCCGACCGCGTAGAGGTCCGCCGCGGGGCCGACGTCGTCGTCGGAGACCTGCTCGGGGGCCATGTAGCGAGGCGTGCCCGCGATGGTGCCGTACTCTCGCTCGCGGTTGCCGCTGAAGTCCGCGGTCATGCCGAAGTCGAGGAGGACGAGCCGTCCGTCGGCCTCGACGAGCACGTTCGACGGCTTGACGTCGCGGTGCACCTTGCCGTGGGCGTGCAGGACGGCCAGCGCCTCCGCGAGCTGGAGCAGGGCCGCGCGCAGCCGCGCCTCCTCGAACGGCGCGTCGAAGGAGGGGCGCACCCCGCGCACGGCGGAGTCGCGAACCCACCCGTCCCTGACCCAGGCGAGGAAGTCCACGCCCTCGACCAGATCCATCGTGAAGAAGACCTCGTCGTCTTCTTCCGCGAAGAGCTCGCCCAGCCGGATCAGGTTCGGGTGATCGATCTCCGCGATGGCGCGGAACTCGTTCTTCAAGAGGTAGAGCCCCCGCGGGTCGACGCGCGTGAGCTGCTTGAGGGCGACGGTGGACCGGCGCAGCTCGTCCTGCGCTTCCCACACCCGGCCCGTCGCGCCCCGGCCGATCTCCCGGCGGAGCACGAAGCGCCCCTCGCGCAATCGCGACGATCCCACCGACTGCACCACGCACGCATGGTGCCCCAATTCCAGGCCCACGTGCAGGTCGCTCGCCGAGACGGACGCAGAACGGGCCGCGCGTCTCGAGGACGGCGGCCCGCTCCTTGGCGCTCGATCAGCGCGCGATCAGAACTGCTCTTCTTCGGTCGAGCCCGTCAGCGCCGTCGTGCTGCTCTCGCCGCCGCTGACCAGGTTGGTGACCAGGTCGAAGTAGCCGGTGCCGACCTCGTGCTGGTGCTTGGTCGCGGTGTAGCCCATCGACTCCGCCGCGAACTCCTTCTCCTGGAGCTCGGAGTACGCCGCCATGCCGCGCTCGTTGTAGTCGGCCGCGAGCATGAAGCTCGAGTAGTTGAGCATGTGGAAGCCGGCGAGGGTGACGAACTGGAACTTGTAGCCCATCGCGCCGAGCTCCTTCTGGAACTTGGCGATGGTCGAGTCGTCGAGGTTCTTCTTCCAGTTGAAGCTCGGGCTGCAGTTGTAGGCCAGCCGCTTGTTCGGGAAGTCCTTGAGCACCGACTCGGCGAACTGCTTGGCCTGCTCGAGGTTCGGGGTGGAGGTCTCCATCCAGATGAGGTCGGCGATCGGCGCGTAGCTCTTCGCGCGGGCGATGCAGCTCTCGATGCCGGTCTTGACGTAGTAGAAGCCCTCGGGGCTGCGCTCGCCGGTGCAGTACGGCTGGTCGCGCTCGTCGATGTCGCTCGTGAGGAGCTTGGCGCTGTCGGCGTCGGTCCGCGCGATGAGCACGGTGGGCACGCCGCAGACGTCGGCCGCGAGGCGCGCCGCGGTGAGGCTGCGCATGAAGACGCTGGTCGGGACGAGGACCTTGCCGCCGAGGTGGCCGCACTTCTTCTCGCTCGAGAGCTGATCCTCGAAGTGCACGCCGGCCGCGCCCGCGTCGATCATGTTCTTCATCATCTCGTACGCGTTGAGGGGGCCGCCGAAGCCGGCCTCCGCGTCCGCGACGATCGGCGCGAAGTAGTCCATGCGATCGACGCCGTCGACGGAGTCGATCTGGTCGGCGCGCATGAGCGCGTTGTTGATGCGCTTGACCAGCTTCGGCACGGAGTCGGCCGGGTAGAGGCTCTGGTCGGGGAAGGTCTGCGCGGCGGTGTTCGCGTCGGCCGCGACCTGCCAGCCGGAGCAGTAGATCGCCTCGAGGCCGGCGCGAACCATCTGGACGGCCTGGCCGCCGGTCAGCGCGCCGAGGGAGCGCACGAACGGCTTCTCGTCCATCGCCTTCCAGAGGCGGCGGGCGCCCTTGTCGGCGAGCGTGTAGCTGAGCCGCAGCGAGCCGCGGAGCTTCTTGACGTCTTCCAACGTGTAGGGGCGCTCGACGCCCTTCCAGCGGGCGTGGCTCCAGTCGTCGGTGTCTCTCTCGATGGGGGGAAGGGTTGCCACGTCTGTCACTCCTGGGTTGGTTTTCAGCTGCGGGCCTCGGCGCTCAAGATGCGCTCGTAGGCCGGTAGGGTGAGGAATTCGATGAGGGTGTCGCTGGTCGCGACCTCGAAGAAGAGCTCCTTCGCGTCGTCGAAGGCGCCCTGCGAGAATCGCTCGTCGCCGATCTCGTCACGGATGACGTCCATCTCGGCCTCGAGGGCGGCGCGGACGCGCTCCTTCGTGACCGGCACGCCGTCGTCGAGCACGGCGCCGTGCTTCAGCCACTGCCAGATCTGCGTGCGCGAGATCTCGGCCGTCGCAGCGTCCTCCATGAGGTGGTAGAGCGGGACACATCCGTTGCCCCGTAGCCACGCCTCGATGTACTGGACGCCCACGCGGATATTGTGCCGCAGCGCGTCGACCGACTTCGTGCCTTCGGGCGCCTGGATCAGATCCGCCGCCGTCACCTTCGCGTCGAGCGTCCGGTCGATCTGGTTCTTGCCGGGCATGTGCTCGTCGAAGATCTCCTTGGCGATCGCGACCAGCCCGGGGTGCGCGACCCACGTTCCGTCGTGGCCCTTCTGGACCTCGCGGAGCTTGTCGCGGCGGACCTTCTCGATGGCCTCGGCGTTGGCCTTCTCGTCGTTCTTGATCGGGATCTGCGCGGCCATCCCGCCCATCGCGTGCACGCCGCGCTTGTGGCAGGTCTGGATGACGAGCGTCGTGTAGGCGTCCATGAAGGGCTGGGTCATGCCGACCTGGCCGCGGTCCGGACAGACCCGCTCGGGGTCGTTCGCGTTGACCTTGATGTAGCTGAAGATGTAGTCCCAGCGGCCGCAGTTCAGGCCCGCCGAGTGCGCGCGCAGCTCGTACAGGATCTCGTCCATCTCGAAGGCCGCGGGCAGCGTCTCGATCAAGACGGTGGCCTTGATGGAGCCCTGCGGCACGCCGAGCTTCTCCTGGGCGCGCACGAACACGTCGTTCCAGAGGCGCGCCTCGAGGTGGCTCTCGAGCTTCGGCAGGTATAAGTACGGCCCCGCGCCGTTGGCGAGCAGCGTCTTGGCGCTGTGGAAGAAGTAGAAGCCGAAGTCCCAGATCCCCGCCGGGGCGGGCTGGTCGTCGACGAGGAAGTGCTTCTCGAGGAGGTGCCAGCCGCGCGGGCGGACGAGGAGCGTCGCGACCTCGTCGCCGAGCGCGTAGTCCTTGCCCTTGCGCGGGTCGTGGAACGTGATCGTGCGCGCGGCGGCGTCGCGGAGGTTGACCTGACCGGCGAGGCAGTTCTCCCAGGTGGGAGCGTTCGAGTCCTCGAAGTCGGCCATGAAGCAGCTCGCGCCCGAGTTGAGCGCGTTGATGATCATCTTGCGGTCGACGGGACCCGTGATCTCCACGCGGCGGTCGAGGAGCGCGTCGGGCAGGGGCGCGACCTTCCAGTCGCCGGCCCGCACGTCCTCCGTCTCGGCGAGGAAGTCGAGCTTCTGTCCTCGTCGCGCTTCGCGGGCCTTCAGGCGCTCGTGCACGCGGTCCCGGAAGGTCCGCACCAGGTCCGCCACGAATTCGCACGCCTCGCGGCTCAGGATCTGCGCACCCGCGTCATCGACGGGCCCGAGCACTTTTACCCCATCGGGCAGGTCGAGCTGGCTCATCGGGTCAGTCCTCCGTCTGCTGAGTGTCGAGTCGCCCTGGCCGCGCCGCGGCGTCGACCGAGCGCTCGGAGTGTATGGACAGGCGATGCTGTGTCAAGCCGTTAATTCGCATTCCAGGGCCGTTTCAGGGTCACTTTCGCGGGATATAGGCACGGATGCCCCACTCACCAGTGGCAAGGTTTGGAGGCGGTTTGTAAAGTCGAAAAACTCAACGATCCCGCAATGACGCAGTGCGTTGACCGCGCGCCGTGTAAACCTGTCAAGCGCGTCATTCGGCGGTAGGCTCCGTGCATGGCGGAGCAACTCGGGTTCGTGGCGGGGGCGACCGGCCTGACGGGTCGCTCGGTGGTCGAGATCCTCCGGGAGCGGGGGCTCGGGGCGATCGCGCACGTGCGCCCGGACTCGTCTCGGCTCGAGGCCTGGCGATCGCGCTTCGAGGCCATGGGCGCGGAGGTCGACACCACGCCGTGGGACGAGGACGCGCTGACCGAGACCCTCCGCGAGCGCGCGCCGCAGCTGGTGTTCGCGCTGCTCGGCACGACGAAGCGACGTGCGCGGCGCGCGGACGATCCGAGCGCGGAGACCTACGAGGCCGTCGACTACGGGCTGACGGCGATGCTGCGTCGGGCGGCGGAGCGCTGCGGCCATCGACCGCGCTTCGTGTACCTGAGCTCGATGGGCGTGAAGGAGGGCACCTCCAACGCGTACCTCGCGGCGCGCGCGCGGATCGAGAAGGAGCTGCGCGAAGGCGCGCTCCCGTGGACCAGCGTGCGGCCGTCTTTCATCGTGGGCGATCGCGACGAGGCGCGCGCGGGCGAGGCGATCGGATCGACGGTCGCGGACGGGCTCCTCGGGGCGCTCGGGGCGCTCGGGGCGCGAAGGCTCCGTGACCGCTACCGGTCCATCACGGGTCCCGAGCTCGCGCGCGCGCTGGTGTCGGTGGGGCTCGATCCGGCCCGGGAGGACCAGGTCGTGGAGGCCGACGCCCTTCGCAGCACCGCTTGATTCCCCGCGCGACTTGCTCGAAGGTGGGCCGATGGTGGAACGCGCGGCGCTGTTGGCCGGGCTCGGGATGGGCGTCTTCCGCGCCCGGCCCGATGGCTCCGATCTGCAGCTGGACGATGTCCTCGCCGGCCACCTCGACGCCTCCTGCATCCGGTCGCTCGAGGGGCGGCTCCCCGCCGACGGATCGAGCCTCGAGCTCGAGGTGCAGCGCGCGGACGGCGTGACGATGCGGGTGACCGCGCGCCGGACCACGGCTGATGGTGAGGCCTGGATCGAGGGGCTGGTCCAGCCCGTCGACGGGACCCTCGGCGCGGGGCCCACGGCGCGCTTCCAGCATCTCTACGAGCACTCACCGGTGGCGATGCACTCCATCGACGAGCGCGGTCGGATCGTCAGCGTCAACCGCGCGTGGCTCGAGCTGACGGGGTACGAGCGCGCGGAGGTGATCGGCCGGCACGCCACCTTCCTGATGACGGAGGAGGGAGCGGAGCGGGCGAGTCGAGAGTACCTCCCCGACTTCTGGCGCGACGGCCACTCTCGCGCCGTCCCGAACGAGTACGTGCGCGCTGACGGCCGGGTCATCGACGTGGAGCTCGACTGCGACGCGACGACGACTCCGGGCGGCGAGCGCGTCAGCCTGACCGTCGTGCGCGACGTGACGGCGCGGAACCGGGCCCAGCAAGCGCTCGCATCTCGCGAGCGCGAGCTCCTCGAGCTGATCCAGCGCTCGCCCGACGGCATCCTCCTCCACCGTGAGGGCGTGATCGTGTACGCGAACTCGAGCGCCGCGACGCTTCTGGGCGTCGACGAGGCCTCGGAGCTGTCGGGTCGACCGGTCCCCGGCGATCTCTCGCTCGCGGTCGCGGACGGCGCGCTCGTCGAGGTGCGCCTCGAGCTGGGCGGGGAGCGCCCCGATCGCATGGTCGAGGCGGCTTCGCTCGAGGTCACGTTCGAGGGAGAGCCCACGACGCTGGTCATGGCGCGAGACGTCACGGAGCGCCGGACGCTGCAAGCCCAGCTCGCGCAGGCCGACCGGCTGGCCACGATCGGGACGCTGGCCGCGGGCGTGGCGCACGAGATCAACAATCCGCTGACCTACGTCATGCACTACATCGAGCGGCTCCAGCGCGACCTGACGCGGCTG
Proteins encoded:
- a CDS encoding NAD(P)H-binding protein, producing the protein MAEQLGFVAGATGLTGRSVVEILRERGLGAIAHVRPDSSRLEAWRSRFEAMGAEVDTTPWDEDALTETLRERAPQLVFALLGTTKRRARRADDPSAETYEAVDYGLTAMLRRAAERCGHRPRFVYLSSMGVKEGTSNAYLAARARIEKELREGALPWTSVRPSFIVGDRDEARAGEAIGSTVADGLLGALGALGARRLRDRYRSITGPELARALVSVGLDPAREDQVVEADALRSTA
- the aceA gene encoding isocitrate lyase; protein product: MATLPPIERDTDDWSHARWKGVERPYTLEDVKKLRGSLRLSYTLADKGARRLWKAMDEKPFVRSLGALTGGQAVQMVRAGLEAIYCSGWQVAADANTAAQTFPDQSLYPADSVPKLVKRINNALMRADQIDSVDGVDRMDYFAPIVADAEAGFGGPLNAYEMMKNMIDAGAAGVHFEDQLSSEKKCGHLGGKVLVPTSVFMRSLTAARLAADVCGVPTVLIARTDADSAKLLTSDIDERDQPYCTGERSPEGFYYVKTGIESCIARAKSYAPIADLIWMETSTPNLEQAKQFAESVLKDFPNKRLAYNCSPSFNWKKNLDDSTIAKFQKELGAMGYKFQFVTLAGFHMLNYSSFMLAADYNERGMAAYSELQEKEFAAESMGYTATKHQHEVGTGYFDLVTNLVSGGESSTTALTGSTEEEQF
- the aceB gene encoding malate synthase A, with translation MSQLDLPDGVKVLGPVDDAGAQILSREACEFVADLVRTFRDRVHERLKAREARRGQKLDFLAETEDVRAGDWKVAPLPDALLDRRVEITGPVDRKMIINALNSGASCFMADFEDSNAPTWENCLAGQVNLRDAAARTITFHDPRKGKDYALGDEVATLLVRPRGWHLLEKHFLVDDQPAPAGIWDFGFYFFHSAKTLLANGAGPYLYLPKLESHLEARLWNDVFVRAQEKLGVPQGSIKATVLIETLPAAFEMDEILYELRAHSAGLNCGRWDYIFSYIKVNANDPERVCPDRGQVGMTQPFMDAYTTLVIQTCHKRGVHAMGGMAAQIPIKNDEKANAEAIEKVRRDKLREVQKGHDGTWVAHPGLVAIAKEIFDEHMPGKNQIDRTLDAKVTAADLIQAPEGTKSVDALRHNIRVGVQYIEAWLRGNGCVPLYHLMEDAATAEISRTQIWQWLKHGAVLDDGVPVTKERVRAALEAEMDVIRDEIGDERFSQGAFDDAKELFFEVATSDTLIEFLTLPAYERILSAEARS
- a CDS encoding PAS domain S-box protein, with amino-acid sequence MVERAALLAGLGMGVFRARPDGSDLQLDDVLAGHLDASCIRSLEGRLPADGSSLELEVQRADGVTMRVTARRTTADGEAWIEGLVQPVDGTLGAGPTARFQHLYEHSPVAMHSIDERGRIVSVNRAWLELTGYERAEVIGRHATFLMTEEGAERASREYLPDFWRDGHSRAVPNEYVRADGRVIDVELDCDATTTPGGERVSLTVVRDVTARNRAQQALASRERELLELIQRSPDGILLHREGVIVYANSSAATLLGVDEASELSGRPVPGDLSLAVADGALVEVRLELGGERPDRMVEAASLEVTFEGEPTTLVMARDVTERRTLQAQLAQADRLATIGTLAAGVAHEINNPLTYVMHYIERLQRDLTRLVPRVEAGRDVASVVGRLRTLQEGAATALEGCGRVRDIVRDLKTFSRTEERDRVPIDVNRALGSAVQMASHHVRGKGELSVELGALPAVRAHDGRLCQVFLNLLLNAAQAIEDRGEGHVRVQSRHDDGVVIVSVADDGCGVAGEHLARLFEPFFSTKPNGVGTGLGLWICREIVHDLGGHIEVDSQVGEGSTFRVVLPAAQGASVEPSLPPPPAREIVLATPPRRRVLVVDDEPALRMLLAEALSDRAQVLTAQSGVEAAELLDHDSRFDAILCDLMMPGMNGQQLFDHVARHHPSLVSRMIFMTGAASTVAIRDFLGRIANDRLDKPFRVRDVERALDRLMGPPVRVHA
- a CDS encoding protein kinase, whose product is MGSSRLREGRFVLRREIGRGATGRVWEAQDELRRSTVALKQLTRVDPRGLYLLKNEFRAIAEIDHPNLIRLGELFAEEDDEVFFTMDLVEGVDFLAWVRDGWVRDSAVRGVRPSFDAPFEEARLRAALLQLAEALAVLHAHGKVHRDVKPSNVLVEADGRLVLLDFGMTADFSGNREREYGTIAGTPRYMAPEQVSDDDVGPAADLYAVGVMLHEALTGRAPIEGSPREMLFGKQLLRVPPLGERFEGIPEDLDVLCRDLLALDPAARPDDAALLRRLGAPRRTVTLSLPPAGDTFVGRGAELEALDDALRASAARCVVALIRGDSGIGRTALLNEWVQRARRAADDHCTVLRGRCFERENLPFNAIDSVIDDLAAQLDAVEGLFHRRHTTRDLIALATVFPVLRRVKDIEWMVQEDASPAPGPRELRRRAFRGLDALLSTLAERTRLIVAIDDLQWADADSLALLEELTHGAAAPHLLVVGTVQSGFELGPLSSRDGRDARAIELSGLPSEDAEALAQLAAAESGREIDAAAIAAEAQGHPLYVQELARAGGDAGPGLDAMLEARAAKLGLRERAVLELVALASLPLPQRWIADAAALELSETLEAIDTLRRERWVRTRGPSADETVQPFHGRVRRAVEASLDPDRLRELHARLAETLSEHAAEPRVVATLVHHLEQAGDRRRAGRRALAAAEAAAASLAFDLAADLYGAALRLAPLEGASRSRVTRARAEALRDAGRGREAGDAFLLAASTAPAAERLSLELTAAELWVASGHLRRGMALLESSLQRLGARWPKSAIEAIGALGVERARLRVAQLAARRPRPMTEAQRRRVKVFQAVATGLGSVDPLRASVFQARALRDALGSTDQELIGVGLCVEALLQSFVGTASEADVRNLVARGRAAARASGSERASAYAELADGGARMLFGRLGAASGPLAEAEMRFRDEVRVDTAGLNVARLLKVWVAVFRGDLRLLSQWIPEYERDAARRDDRFAQASLDLAGHIGWLATGDVATARRKLDEPPWEPPDGSYHVQHWYRLIASCELALYERDLRDRAVLETRFQETRRSLVFRRARALRVYGQWLRGRFLLTLAERGDARALAEASREAEHLAKERGALAAPYAAALRAGVAHLSGDLGACVAELTVTDELAAELSLFGLSAMARRRLGALDANAEARGDADRYFQAQRVQDPERITRVYLPGFDRT